Within Mercenaria mercenaria strain notata chromosome 15, MADL_Memer_1, whole genome shotgun sequence, the genomic segment cgatacacgcaaagacGTCTTTCCTGGGAAGTACCAGTACTACCCTCTTTAGTTAGgtaggagacactcaagagcatctcagaaatttctagtGCCTGAATCACTATACAAACCCTGGACCTCTGGactgacagtcaagtgtgttaccagTAGATAATCAGGCCACCATAGAATCATCAAGAGTCATAAAGTTTATGCCAGAGGCCAAGAACAATTTCTGCTGAAACCTTTTCCATGTCAATTTCTTTTGAAATGAAGCTAATCACAGTTAGAGTTGGTTCTAAACCAGGGTTCAAATGTGTCAGAAAAATGCTAGTATGCCTGGTTGAGCATCTATGGTTTTCCTTCCCCAGAAAAGGTGGAAATTCAAAATATGACCTTAACTGTTCAATAAATCTAAACAGACAAGGAAAATGGCAGTTAAAAACCTTGATGCCTCTCTCTGGACGTAAAAAATTCTGACCTTGTTGAAAGTTTCTTCCTCTTTTTGTTGTTCATCAGGAGTATCATCGAGCGACTTCAAGCTGATTTTTACATTGTGTTTCTGGTTACGATTGACTTGATTCCACTGGTGAAGCTTTAGTATATCCCTCTTGGCTTTAATATCCACCTGTCCAGGCCTCACTAAAAATATGTTCAACTATGTTAACCCTTACTATACCGAACAGGAATGATATTGtcattgcgaccagtgtagatcatgatatgcactgttcgccattcagtcagaatctttttggtaagcaccccttttaacagttaatggttctgtccaaattgaaagattgacaagacTTTTAGtttaatatagaaatttagcaggttaagggttaatacATATATCACAGCAGATATTCTACTTCCCTAGAATAACTTAACTAGAGCTATCCCTACAGGCAGTTAATACCAAGAGATGCTGCTCTGATACAGGGGAAGTAAAATGTTGTGAACATGACCTTCAAGTGTGAACTTTACCTCGGATCTTTAGCTAGTGATCTCGATTGTGCCTTCTGCATGTTATCATGTTGAGGTAAACAATTGATGCTACTTCTATGGAAGTCCGTCTTAAGGTAAATAAGATATAGAACAGACACAAATATAAGTTGTCTGATCTttgaccttaagtgtgaccttgacccttgacctagtGACTTGGATAGTACATTCTGTCTGTTGCCTCATAAtataacaatcaaaatatttcaaaaatcagaAAAGACTTACTATGCATTTAATTAAAGGTGCATTACTAAGACGAGATACATATTACAGTTTATAACTTTGTACCTACTAAATTCTGTGAAAAAGTATCTACAAAATTATATTACAGAATAATGTTTAACCACAATAAAAGATATACCAGCTAGTTACACCATCAAtatttgaaactgaaagtagCATATTTTTCAATTGTTAATCTTCAAACTGAAAGAAGCCAAtttcaattacatgtataaacaatgtCAAATATCTTAAGCAGCATGAGGCTaattagaaaattaaaataaactgtaaCTTCTAAATGTTTCATCATTTGACAATAATTTTGTACTTTCAGTAGCATGGCAGTCTGTATCAAACTAGCATACTGATATATGTGGAAAAACTGATCCCCATCCCCCATCCCCATGTCTCTATCTCTCTTGGAAAATTCATACAgtttcattcttttctgtttgttttggtaGAATATAGAGAAAGGTAGAAGGTTATCATTAATGTATTTTAGGTTTGTTTACTTCTTATAGCTTAAAAAACCTTCAAATTTAAAGGTCTCAATGCTACACtattcatttgagccgtgccatgggaaaaccaacatagtgggtgtgcgaccagcatggatccagaccagcctgcgcatccgcacagtctggtcaggatccatgctgtttgctaacagtttctccaattccaataggctttaaaagcgaacagcatggagcctgaccagactgcgcggatccatgctggtcgcacacccactatgttggttttcccatggcacggctcatttgtcttcCATACTTAGACTGCATAGACTTGTTTCACAGCAGAAAAGGGTCATTTTATGATAAATGAACATCAATATAATCTTTTGGTCTAAGTAAAACTAATTACCCTGTCTTATTCTAAAATCTATGGTCTGGTATATTTTGGATGCTGGCGTTTTTGTTGGATCATAGCCAAACTTGTTCCACTGTCCCCGCCATGGTCCATCGAGCCAGTAGAAGCACATCGCTGGTAGGAATATCTTTAGTTTCTCACTACGTATACCAGTCCTGTGTTCCATCTCTATCTTTAGATAAAGCGGTTTCTCTTCAAAcagctaaaaacataaaattttcttttaaatgtacaaaacaaGCAAAGTGATAAAGTGATAATATctcatttttttacagaaatctCAAATCCTGGTAAGTCCTTATCTCTTATATTAAACTTCCTGTAAAATGTGCAATTTCCTGCCTAACAAAGGACTATGGCAGTATCCCCTAAAAATAgtaccagagttctgtatggagttaaattctttgaacaactttgaaagggggccatccaaggatcattcctgtgaagtttcatcaaaactgaacAGGTGATTTAagaagagatgttgtttaaagagaagtgtggatggacggacagacaccggacggtgagcgatcacaatagctcacccaaaGCCTTTggctcagctgagctaaaaaaaagGGCAGAACAGTAAGAAACAAACCTCTTTCAGCACTTTCTCCAATTTGGGATCAACAAACTCTCCCTTGGTCCTTTTGACAGCCTCTGGTATAGGAGCAGTTGGAAGTTCCTCTCCAAAGTTgacaaatattgtaaatattgacCTTCTTTGGCGTACTGAAAATACAACATTGCATGCTCATTGCTGAACTTTTAGTTTCAATGGAATCTCAagcatcaatatttttccatagtGACGTTAAATTTCACATCAGGTGCAAGAAGTGACGTAAAGTTCACATGTGTTATTGCATTTAAAAGTTCTGTAACAAACATAATTTACCCAGGCTCTAGAGCAAGTTTATAtcaattatataatacatgtaactTTAAGTGAGAAGCATACGTAATTAACAGAATATTAGATTTGCACTGAGAAATGTGCCCTCTTTCTTCCACTGAATAATATGCACTCCCAAAGTTGTGCAATATTTCCTCCGTGGAACACATACATATTTCCTGATACACATACAACATCTTATAATTACTACAGGCTCATTTTTAGACTCTACTATTAAAGCTACAATGATACAACATCTATAATTATATTTCCATACTGAAGCACAAATTCCATATCAGGTGTCCGATGTCGTTCTAAGTGCCATTTTCACGTTTCAATTTTACTCAGTCTAAAGAACAAAtctaatatatgagccgtgccataagaaaaccaacatagtgcatttgcgaccagcatggatctggaccagcctgcacatccatgcagtctggtcaggatccatgctgttcactgaaCGGTTTCaataactgcaataggctttgaatgtgaacagcatggatctggacCAGATGGTGCGGCTCACATGTATCTATCTTTACATCAAGAAGCATGCAGCACTTGTTCTTTTGCGGAACAATATTTCAGCTGCAGAACTTGGGCATATTTCTTGATAATAATCTATATATATTTCTGACTATTATGTTGCACTGCAAATAAATGTAACAATGGTTAAATTATATGGGTAAAAAAAATGAGCATACAACCTCATACTCAATTGTTGTTTCCTTTTTGGTTGTTTTGCTGGGTTTTAAGGTAATATGGAAACAATCCAGCTTCAATGACAGgcatgttttgggtttaaagtcacaccaaTAAAACTAACCATATTGCAAATTTCCAGCTTAAAAAGTGACAGATCACCAAGAAGCCAtgctaaatatcattttttttttttttttttttggatttaacgtcgcactgacacatgataggtcatatggcgactttccagctttaatggtggaggaagaccccaggtgcccatccgtgcattatttcatcacgagcgggcacctgggtagaaccaccgaccttccgtaagccagctggatggcttcctcacatgaagaattcaacgccccgagtgaggctcgaactcgcatcgatgaagggcaagtgatctgaagtcaacgaccttaaccactcggccacggaggccccctaaaTATCATTTAAGGCCATTGCTGGCATCTGAGTAGAACCAATGACTTTCTGTTAGCCTGATAGATGACTCCCTCACATGCAGACTGTAGGACCTGAATCCCATTTACAGAATGAGACTGAGAGAAACCTAAAGCCGGAAAAACTAACCTTCCATGAGCAAGCTGGATCACttcttcaaataaaaattttcacTTGTCTCAATGAAGGCTTTACCTTTGGCAGTGAGTGGCAGTGGCTTTAAAGCAAGCAACCACAGTAAGGTTACATATTTAGTCACAAAAGCTGCCTGTTAAACAAATAACGACATAAACAATAACTTACTAGTGCCAATAAGATTTGCAGGCCTGTCTGTATCTGGGTTTTTATAATCCGGTCTGTGTTTCATTTCTTGTTTGTACTGGAAATCGCATGGTTTATCCACACGGGCAAACATCATCGGGGGAATATATAGTGGGACATCTTGATTCATATACTCCTTCAGTGGTACAAGCTTGTTGAGACAGACTTTCTCATATATACTTTCATAAGTGCCATCTTTCTTAGTTTTCACAGGAAGATACTGGAAATCCACCATTGCTGAAACAATTAGGTATATATTCctcattatagaaaaaaattcatattagtaacatttaaaagaatttttctcTACACAAACATGCTCGTGGTAATTCAAGGTCAATCATTGGTACCTAtgaattttaatacatatttctgttttaaacttcattctcagtcagtacacaaagtttaaagaaattctgtctgtaggaaaatttttgcctatatacatatagaaaactgtcagatgtgtctttaagtttgaatcaatatCAATTTAGAATAACAAAGATTGTCATGTGAAGTTGGTAATGATATATTTATGATAAGTATGTTAAGTCTAAATTAAATCCATTAAGAAGTAACATAGGAAGagagaaaatacaacaaaattttaacataaaattccaaataaaaagggggttaattcataaaataatggtGTCGAGTTGAGGCCCTAAAGTAATACAATGTGGGTCAGACTAAgttgatttttacaaaacttacagAGAAGTAGGTTTAAGTAAATACAAACACTCACACCAGATAAAAACTTAACATGACTATTACTAATGTATGGCTGTGGAAGGGCAAAAACTGCAGCTATAATTTAATTAAAGGGAAATGACTCTTGCAAGacctttaattttcaaaacatttacagGGAAGTAAATACAAGTAAACATAAACACCTACAACGAGTATCAATACTATGTGACAACTATTACAAAGGCATGGAAggacaaaatttaaaagttaatcttttgtttgtttattttgttgagttttagAGTTGGTCCATTAAAATTAACAAAGACAGAGTGAAAATGAGATAGAGTGACAATGTATCAAACTTTTAACAATAAGATCTAAGTAAAacagaggttttttttttctgttttgttgagctaggtcatatggtgacttttccagctttagATAGCAAAGGAAGACCCGGGTGCTCCCCTCCAGGTGCTTTTTCCCTGGTGCTCCTCTGGGcattggatggcttcctcacatgaaaaattctacactGCAAGCATGGACGGGGTCAAATGATTCAATGTCAGCAACCTTAATCATTAGATCAGAGGCTCCTTTTCAATTAATCAAAAGACAATAACTCAAACTGGATTCTGTAGTTATCAGCACTAATGTGTACTCCACAAGTAACTCCCAACCAGCATATAAATGAATTTGTTCAGCCCTTATATGGGGGTTGGTTGGGGATGGGATTACCTTGGAACTTGTAAACTGTTTCGACAATGCCTAATACTTTCACTTCATATTCTTCCTTTCCATCAGATTTCCGTCGCCTCCTACACACCTTCATCAACAGATTGGACGCTTTTATTCTGAAACATTCATGACTAATTATTTAATAGCAATTTACCACTTTTCACTTTTTATCTGAAAGAAGAACACCTAAATGCAGGCAACAGACAAAAACTTCTTCACATGCATAGTTTTCCAGGAATTACTTGCTAACTTTGGcaatttttatcctgtttttcatttttctaatgtCTTGATCTATTGGTAACTACAGCAGCTACAAGTGTTGAAtcattaattttactgtaaaaatttTTGTCAGGTCATTTTAGTATCATCTCAAATAATCAATGGAAATTATTATACTCTAAACAGGACTggtataaaaaaaatgaagatgcTATAAAACACACATTTTTAGCAAAATTAAATTCTAGACTCTTTctagtatacacttattgaatgacttgcgggtcaatagtcaaaactactgcACATAAGTGCATTGTACCTTGGGCAACAGTTTCGACTACTGGCTTGCAAGTCATTCAGCCTGTGTTTAACAACATgacatcagaaaaaaaatgttcatatttttttccttcaagttttgactttttgCCCTGCAAAACTGAGTTTTGAACTACAGGCCAGTCAATATCACAAACTGCAGAGAACAGGAGATTAAAATATGGAATCATGTGATAactgattttattattaaatctatatttatagtcctttccattggtctagatgtagtcacatgatcaatgataaaaagtcgttttgactcaaaggcggagccaaaacacatattgacctccagctgtgacgccATCACTGTTTGAcatcaaaacaatgcgacgtcgtacacaatttactacgaaaactgaccaaaggctgcagatatttgtatttaatcttTATACAtataagtaggctggatttaataattaaacaattgttgccttttaggtttGGTCGATATTggatttaaagaaatgataaatccacatattgacttcaccaaaaggcaataattgtataatatccaATAGCAAACAGACACTGGACTGACTCACTGGTATCTATTACACAGcaatattaattcttttattgAGAGAACATCCAATAAAATACGACCTCTTTTAACAAAGTCTGTGAAGTGTGAATAGAATACCAATACCTCCCCTGtatctattaaaattttattagtaTTTAAAATTAACCTCTTCAGAGCaacacataaaaaaatcaaattcctGTCTTCATATGTGGTGTTGCTATCTGCAGATTTCATAATgactaaaacaacaaaaaaagtttaCCTATCACCGTATGTAGCCTTGCAATAGAAATCCTCTGGTCTCCATTGTAGAGGCAGCCTTTTCATTGGGTCCCCATAGATCTGGAAAGGAAAAtgacaaactgaaataaaatatggaaCTTAAAATGTCAGTATGGGAGAATACTTTAGTCCTTGCAATAAAGAGTAATTTTAATACTCAACCTTACTATTGATTGCAAATTTTTCAATCATTAAATTTATGGAATGACTGAATGTATGAAAATTGCTGAAATTACATTTGTCCTTATAATCTGAGCTTTGCTTTGTATGCAAAAATAAAGGTCAGTTGTGAGTTTCAATTATTTGTGTTCACTTTGAATTTTctgaaaaagtcaaaactttaaagtaaacaaaaatatgaaagtcaGTATCACCTTTATGAACACTTTTATATACAGATACGattattttgatatgaaatgatgtaatttaaaaatatataatttcagcAGTATTCATACACTGTCTGTAAATTTAGAGACTGAAAAACATGTTAATACAAAGATTATCTGTGAATATAAAGATAatctgcatatatatataacCCACTTCCTtagacatgtttgttttgttttcatttggaacCATCAACAATTACTGGATAACCTGTTTGATGCTATTTTCGCGGTACTATGGGAATAAAggaataaaggaaagaaaaacaagGTTATGCTGCTATTATTTCCTATTAACTTtgtaaaccttttcttttccaatattatttcaaacagaaaatcatttttatagtccttgtttacttttaaacccaTCATGTTTTTGGTGCATAAGGCCTTCACTTTTGCCAAGTGAGTTAATTCTAATTTCGCAGTATGGCTTCCGACTTGATAAAGCGCTTCCTGTGAAACAGTAAAATGTATCGGACcccaatatctttgaaaataatttcagtagTAAGACATTAACAATTattgtaaattaaatgtaaattcaagACAACACTTGGCAAGGTAATTTCGTCAAACAGTTGGACAACAGGCAATTCATTACAGATTTTAATTTGTCAAACATGTCAAACAGAGGTGTGAAGtcccaatatttttcatttggacAAGTGAGACAAAAAAGTCCACTTGCCCACAGTCAAAATTCACCGTccggattttcaacattaaaaaccTGCATTAAAGTGCCAATAATTCTTTATTTCGGACAATATTGTGTTTTTATGATCTACAGCATGTACAGGTGGAAACAAAAGTGAACATAATACAGTGTATTACTGTTACTGTGACAAAAAAAACTATCAACACTTTTGGCCGTATACAAGGCTGAAGTCGCAATTACTTGAAGCTGGGGAACCTTCAACAGATCTATTCAGTATAACAACAATGCCATGCCGAAACATTGCCCGTGCAAAGCCAGCTTAATTCAGAAAATCAAGATTCTT encodes:
- the LOC123551017 gene encoding general transcription factor 3C polypeptide 5-like, whose product is MSTWTDKNHRIDVSYDKNNRFICVEHPALVRKPEKAISTIGGIKNLEKIYGDPMKRLPLQWRPEDFYCKATYGDRIKASNLLMKVCRRRRKSDGKEEYEVKVLGIVETVYKFQAMVDFQYLPVKTKKDGTYESIYEKVCLNKLVPLKEYMNQDVPLYIPPMMFARVDKPCDFQYKQEMKHRPDYKNPDTDRPANLIGTIRQRRSIFTIFVNFGEELPTAPIPEAVKRTKGEFVDPKLEKVLKELFEEKPLYLKIEMEHRTGIRSEKLKIFLPAMCFYWLDGPWRGQWNKFGYDPTKTPASKIYQTIDFRIRQVRPGQVDIKAKRDILKLHQWNQVNRNQKHNVKISLKSLDDTPDEQQKEEETFNKELYYKFRPDKVPPHRMMYYPVCYVELDEVQTLVHENDGKEKKCSEKDGWCVEDFNNRCRDIMYSYLNRLLGSGDSVEFKFWRTKKRKRQLGQLSLGSDVDEEEGDIEGEIERDIGTTDEKGNTDVDNEGETQRDLSITGEGGKDETDLGNKETTNFEEESEMEVETDIQNVK